The window GTCGCAGGCAACAGAGCTACCACGGCCATGACCGCGCCGCGTGCCGAGAACGACTTGGTTTGCTGAGCCAGTATCAAATTCGGGTTCGGCTTCGGATTCGGATTCGGGTCCAGCTTCAGATTCTGGGTCTTGTGAATTGTAGCAGTCCATGCTGGGACTCGAACTATCCGACGAGGATATGATAGGGATGTTGATGTCGCGAAGTATATCGAGCAGGGTCGCGCCGGGATCGGCGTCAGCGCCAGCTATACAGTTTGGATCCTGGTCGCCGACACAGACCCGGAGATCCTCAACAGACGGCGAGAGCTCGGATttggagatgaagatctccCCCGCGTGAGCGGTGTACCCCCACTCTTTAAGCGGGAGGAGCGGAACCGGGTCATTGATGTGGGTGACCCGACGGAATCGCTGGTCAACAACAGTACCACCAccgtcgacctcgtcgctgctgttgctggctATACCGAAGCGGTGATCGATAAATGCTGCAAAGTCTTTATTCCCAATCATCGGCTCCCCGAACGTCGTGACTAGCGGATCCCACCCCTTCAGTCGCATCTCCAGACccgccagcgcggcgacgGCCCCGCCGAGCGAATGGCCCACCAGCGTGACTTCGTAGTCCGGGTATTGTTCGAGCGCTGCGGCAACAGCGGGGAGAACGGTTTCGCGCGTGTTCTGCCATGAGGTCATGAACCCTGCGTGCACGGTGCAGTTTTCGCAGCGCGCTGGCGGCGAGAGgtccttgtcgtcgtcgctatcgccatcgccgccgtctTCTGGGTATGGGACGTAGGACTGCGGGTAGGCGGAGAGGTCGATTATGGTGTTTGTTATCGAGTAGGTGCCGCGGAAGGCGACGACGATGCGCGGAGGGGAGGGCGCGTGGGAGAGTGCGATATAGCCGCATGAGTCAGAGAGGAGGGGCCCGGTGTTCCAGGCCTACAGGGGCTGTCAGTTCTGGGAATTTCTGGGAGGGAGTGCTACACACCGTTATCAGCTCCAGGTTTGGAAACTCAACGCATCGGCTGAGGCACTGGAAGGGTTTTTGGATCCCGGTTGTGCTGACGCAATAGGAGATGTCGACTAGGCGCGAGTGCTCCTCCAGCGAGTTAAAGAGCCGGGGGATATCATGAGCCGTGTTATTATTGGCTGCTAAAGCGCAGAGACACACGCTCAGAAGAGAGAGAGCCCATTTTGCCATGGCGAGAGGTTGTGAAGAGGACGGACGAAAGCATCCCTGCGTGGGGCTAAAGACGATCCGGGGTAATTATGTCATTTTAttgcctgaggcatcatTTCTACTATACTTGGCTTACTTATGTACGCAGTCAGGCAGACCAGATCACCACCCGCCCGTCAACTCCGCTTGCTGTGATCCTGTCAGTCTCGATCGTGTTTTGGAGAAGGTATCGACTTACTGCTGAAGCGCAGAGCCCCGTTGGCCTCCTCGTAGACCCGCACGGTGTTCACTGTGTTCTGGTGCGTGGACTTGAGCTTGATGTCGGCCTGAGCCTGGCCTTTGAGATCCATCTGCCGGAACATGTTCAGCGCAGACTCTTCGCGCGCACCGGTGGCTGCGCCAGCCTTATTCTCCAGCGATCCAGCCAGCTGCCATCCGTTCTCGTCGCCACGGAAGCGGAAAGGTTCACAATCCTAGCGATGATTAGCACTCTGGTGTGGAATGAACAAACCAACTACTTACATGACCGGCGGCGATAATCTCGTTCTCTCCGTTCCAGATCAGGCTGTTCAGAGGCAAGAGTCGGGTGGAGATATTGAGCATCGCCCGGGGAGGCTGCTCCGGTGCACTGGGGTAAACGACCGTGACGCTGCTGTCATGCCCGGTAAAGGCGAGCGCATTGCCACTTGGCGAAAAACAGACACCCTGGATCCACCCGGCCGAGTCATTCAGGTATTCACCACAGATCGTGTTGAAGGGGAGGCGCTCGCCCCATGCGCTCGGCTCGGGGCGGGCGTCCACGCCCTTGatgaagctggagaagactCTCGCGTGCGAGTCTGTGGATCCGGAGGCCAGGAGCACAGAGTTCGGGTGCCAGGCGAGCGTCGTGATGGTGCTGCGGATAGGTTTCTTCAAGTGCTTTGAGATCCACCAGTCGTTCTCCTCCTCGAAGTAGCAGACGGCAATCACACGGGCTCCGGAGCCCACGGCGAACTTTTGCTCCGAGGGGGACCAGCGCACAAAAGTAGCGGCGCGGTTGATTCGCAGGAGGACTAGGGTTGGCTTCCAGCCTTCGGGAGTCTGCTCCCAGACATAGGCGTTGCGGTCTGCAGAGTGAGCAAATAAGTGATAGAAATTGTGGGGTCCAACTCACCCTGCGAACAGGTCACAATGCGGCCAGTGTTGGGAGCAATGTCGACACCGGTGACGGTCTTTTCGTGGCCCTTGAGTTCATCGCTCAGCGAGAACTTGTTGCCTGACATGCGGTACAGCTCCACATTGTTCTCCCGAGCCACAGCCAGCGTCTGCTTGTCGGCAGAAAAGGAGTGGTCGGCAATTGACGAGTGAAAGAGGTGGTGCTCCTGGGGGGAAGCCATGGTCAACGACAGGAGGAGCTCTCTACCGTCGTGTATTTGGTTTAGTGTTGATTAGGTGTGGACGCGGGAAAGCACTGGAGGGGCTGCTTGATGGATGACATGCTCAGGTATTATGTAATGGATCACATGACCCGCGCCAGTGGTTTTCTCTTCCGCTCGCATTTTgagcttctcgtcctcgaccACACTAATAATACAACCCGCTTTCTTTCATGCCCGCCACACGATAGCCCGGATTATTACCACCGCCTCACCCAGATCACCTTTGCACGAGATGCCCCCACGCGGTGCTGTTGACGGCAAGGCCGCAGCCACTGGTCCTCCCAACCAAACGTGAGCTCTCCCTGTGACCCGCCATTGAGACGCGATCAGACTCTAACATCCCATCTAGGCTCTACTGCACCAACCTCCCGGACAAGCTTCGCAAGTATGATCTGCGGCTGTCGCTGTATGCGCTATTTTCGACCTACGGGCCCGTGTTGGACGTCGTGGCCATGAAAACGAACAAGATGCGAGGACAGGCCCATATTGTGTTCAAGGATGTCCAGGCCAGCACGCAAGCCCTGCGGGCCCTTCAAGGGTTTGACTTCTTTGGAAGAGAGATGGTATGATCAGATCCTTTTATTTGAATTTCCTGCGCTTACATTGTGGTCGTGCAGAAAATCGTCTATGCCAAGGGCCAATCGAATGTGATCGCTAAACTGCGTGGCACGTACATCGCACCGGCCGTGGCTGAAgggatggtggtgtcgaCGGATCTTCAAAAGTCCATCTTCAGCGGTCCCCCCGGCGCACTGCCCCCCAAACCGGGCGTCAATGGCGCACATGGCGTGAAGCGACCCCGGGATGAGGAgagtgacgaagaagaagccccgatggaggaagacagTGACGTTCCCATGGAAGCTTCGTCAGATGAGGATTAAATCATTCGCTCCGGCCTAATTCGTTGGCCGCGGCTGGAGGGGGGTGATCGATGTGCCGATTTGTTTGCATTATGCGTGTCCGCGAAGGGGGCTGGTCCCACCGGGGGCAACAAGCTCACGCGGGACGTGCAGATTCACACAGTGACCGACCAGGCCGAGCCAGATGAGGAGGTACGTCCCCGGAGTGGCGTTCCTTGCGTCCGCCAGATGCGCCATCGCGTCGGCCGTGTTGCACGGGTGCACGAAAAAGGCCGGGGCGCCCGATTCGGGATGGTACTacgagggagaaggagatgatgagcTCATTGTGGACAACGAGTCGCCGTGAGCGCGCGCATACATACGCCAAGACTGATGCCCCCCATAACCCCCACGCTCTGCAATCCTTGCCTATACTGCTCGGGGACCACATACTGGTAGACGGCGTCAAGTCCGACCGGGccgtgatggtggtggttccATTTCAGCCGGAAGAACAAGACGGGCACGCGGTACGTGGACGAGAGCAGGATGTCATAGTCTACCTGTAGGCTGGGTTTGCGTGCGGTGCGCACGAGGGCTTCCTGTGATGCCTGGTTAGGACGGTGCAACATCGCTCGGGGAGGCTGGGAGGTGCAGACCGggtcctgttcttcttcgtcgtcgacgtcgtcgaTCGCCTCCGACTCTGCGGAGTGTAGGGTGTTGTGCGGGATATCGGTGATGTGTTGTGTGATCTGGAGCATCGAGCCCGTGGACTAGTCAATAGAGTAATACCATCATCCATCAGCGCATGATTACGACTATGATTATTAATCTGTTTCTATCCATCATACCTGTGTGACGAGTCGAATCGAGTCCCAGCCTCCTTCTGGTCGGGCCCAGGCAGCTTGGGCCACCGCTTGACACGCGCGGGAAAACTCCACCGGCGTCAAGCAAGGGAACGCGGAGAGCGATGGGTCTGACATCGTGGCTGACAGCCCATTGCCCGAATGCAGGCAGGGTGGAGAGTAGGTACGCTGGGTGATTCCCACGCCGTCGTCGTATGAACCATCAAGTAAGAAACCTGGGAAGTCACCATAAATCAAGGCCGTCAACCGGATGTGGCAACGACAATGCTGTTGTTGGGGAAGGATCGGCGCGTCGCAGTCAGCGAGCGGTACCGGTACCTGATCCACTTTCAATCTACTGCGTGGAGCAAGTACCTGTACCGAGTGTGGCGCTGTACCAACCGCTTGCGGCGCAGTCCCCCAATCACATTGTCCGGttgcatctgcttcatcaaCATTCGCTCACCGTCCGTCGCACTCGATGGTCGCGGACGATGGATTGGCGCCTTCGCTTTCGTCGGTGATGCGTTCTGTCCCCTTTTAATTATGTATCCTCGCTGTTCTtcgctctctttctcgctccctcttcccccccGCGCCTCttgttccttcttctctgcGCTTTGTTTCATGAATACTTCTGCTTGTTTAATTAATCGTTTGCGGATACCCTGATTGGCTGCGCGAATTTGCTCTGCCTGCTCTGGAGCAGGTCCATTTCCGtctctttcttgctcttccttgccctcctgGTCCCTGCTGTGGCCTTCTGGCTCTTGTAACCATTCGTTCTTCCTGCTCTcttgctctttctctctctctctcagtACCCGTCGCCAGCCCTGTCCAACCACACCTCCCCAATCTCACCAATCTGAAACACCGAgctgcttctccatcctCTCCGCACAGCTGCCGGGCAACCATCGCCTGCCAATCGTAGCACCGATTGGCAACAGAACCAGCTCGGGGCCCGGATCTATCGCCCTGTGGGCAGCAACCAGAAAGGCGTGGCTTGACGTCAACGGCCTGGGATCCGATCTAATCTCCATGCTCCCTCGTGGAAAGCTTTAGATCCGAGCCAGGTCACCCCCCGTCGGCCCGGTCTCCCAGCCCTTCCAGCAATTGTATATCTTCCGCCTTCTCGGCCCATGCAGTGCATGTCCTCGTGAATCTACTCCAGGGTCCTTTACACTATTGAATTAGTTCGTGAACGTCATGGGTAACTCGCAATCTATCCCCAACAATGATGAAACCCGCCGCGCCAACCGGCTGTCCAAGCCTCTGGCTCAAAAGCTCGGTTTCGATCCAAGCTCAACGCCGCACCTGCACCCTCCGGGGAACCCTCCCGAGCTCGCGACTGGGTTGATCGGATGGCAGAATCCGTGGGTGGCTTCCAGTATCTCTCATGCTTCGTCGGGGACCAGGGCTAGCTATCATTCTAAGCCCCGCGAAATCCCCCCCACGGTCTTTGAAGCAGAGGATATTCCTGAGATTCCTGAGATTCCTGAACTTCCTGAACTTTCTAAGAAAAACGACAAGGAGGCTCGGGATCTGGCTGTGTTTGCGCAGAAGTTCGATCAGCACCCATTTAGGGCCCGCCCTACCTATCGATCAAGCGCGTCTTTCAACCAGAGAGATTCCTACCAGCCAGAGACTATTAATGTCCCTGCGGAGTCTGAACCGGAACAGCCGAAGCGATCCAATTCGATCCAGACTCCTCTCCAGCGGCACCGAAGTGGGATGCACGAGAGCAATATTGAGGGCGTGTCCTTATCCAACACACACTTCTTGGTTGACAACCAGCGATTCTCGCTGACTCGACGCCGCTCTCTGTTGACACGGCCTGGAGTCGCTACAAGACGCACGACGAGTGCCATTCGACGAGTTCCATCAACCATCGGGGAGCCAGAGAGTCCTGAAGAGATAGAAGCCAACGTGATGCAGTGGCCATTGCCGCCTCGTCAACGGCCGCAGCTGCCCATTCCACCCCCGGCCCGTCCCACAAGCCCAATGGACTCTCGGTACACTCAACTTGGAGCGCTTAAACTAGGATCGTTGCGGGTTGTGAACGGCTCGTCACCATGCCCGAGCGAACGCATTTCTCTGACACGACCGTGCGCCACTGGCCCTGGACTTGGCCTGGTTCATGTGGAGACTACAGAAGCGAGAGGATCCGTGCTGAGGATCCCGCCTCTGGAGGATGTGAAAAAAGCGGACGACACCCCGGGTAGTCCCTTTTCGTTCGAGAAATCGCCCACAATTACGGTTCAATCACGATCGAAGACCGTGTTTCCGGGAGAGCATGAGGATGAAGGCATTGCCATGTGTGATGAGGTGAAAGCCTCTGACAGTGCGAACATTCCGGTAGAGAAGACGACTACAGAGTCGAGCATCGGTCGAAAGACCACTCAATCGCTCAACAAGTCGGACAGCGGGTACAGCTCCGCGGCTTCGATTGGCTCTCAGCAGCATAGTCGAACCCGGGAGTCCATTGATTCCCAgacatccatctcctgcGGTGCAGACAGCTCCAAGAACGTGTTGGTGTCCAATGCTCAGAACCTTGACCGACCAGGCCGAGCGCAACGTCGCCTGAGTCTCCAGGAGGCCAAGGCGAGGAACTACTCCCGACCACAGCTCGCTTCTTCATCGCGTGATGATCCCAGCCGCTCCGTGGTTGATCCTCAAAATGGTCTACGCGGACGACGATCTACTGTTTGCGGTCCCCGCTCCACGGAGGACCACCGACGCTACAACAACGCCTCTGCCTTTCCTAATGCTCCCACGGGATTGACTCGAGGGCCATTGTATGGAGACTGGTATCCCATCAATAATTCTCTCGAGGCTGGCTACGGGTCTGGTTCATCGCCCCCGGTCCCGGAGAGACACCGCCACCATCAGGTGTCCATGAACCGGTCACACCGCGCTCTCTCCGAGCACAACCATGTCCATGGAGAAACCGATGCTTGGGTCTCCCGATCCCGGAGCCGGAGCAGTCGAACATGGTCTCAGAAGCCGGGGATTGACGTTCCCCCGCTCCCGACCATCCTCTCCCCCGGTCACCTACAAGTCACTGAGGAtatggagatggagatggttgTTCCCGAGACGCATCGAGGCCGGCCTCGAAGCCGGAGCCATGACCATCGCCGACGAAAGTTGATAAAGGCCCGTCCTTCGGATCTCAATATGACGACCTCACCTTTTGTGCTGCACTGAAGCTACGCCTTTCCTCTTGTCTAActctttttttgtttcctgGTGTTTGTATGGCTTCGCTCTTGAGCGTTGGAATGGAGTCCTCTAAAAGTTTTGTGATTTCTTATAGGCGTTCGTCCCCCCTGCTTTTTATTTTCGGTTACCCGGCGCAGGTTGTTTtgttctgttctttttcttttcatggGATACCCTTGTCTTTCGGTGGCGCGTTACGGGGGCCAGGTTCCCATTCCTCCCACAGGGGAGCGTTGGCGTTGCGTTGTACACGGGTTGTGCTCAGGCCCGGCGTTTGTTCCATATGATGTGTTGACGAGCTGCGAAATTCCCACTTCTATTTGATTTTTTTGACCGTCATTCTATCCGTGTGTACATGTCGTAGAATAATCTATCCCATGTGCGACGCTGCACGAGTACAGCCCTCCGCGCTAGCCCAGACTCCAATCAGCGGCATGGATGGCTGGTCCGAAATGCCTCTCTCCATGTGGCTGGTTTTATTCCGCAGGCAACGCAGCAAGGGGGAGTGGTTTTTTTCCATGACCCTTGCTGCTGGCATGCAGGACAGACCCTTCACATGACTGAACgtgtgtgtgtatgtatGTACTGCTAAGTTACACGTCTACGACCCGGCGATGGATCTGATAGATCTGAGGCTGACGTCTTTATTTCCCGCTAATTCTAGCTTATATTTGATTTCAAAGCGGGGTCGCACGCATCCCCGACAAGTCATACCTCTATAGAGGGCAGTGTAGTTTACATGTAGAACATGGCTTGTTCTGAGGCGGTGGCGGTGTACTCATAATTCCAGTTTCTCCTCATCAGACTCAATTAAAATTCACGCGATACATGCCGTAAGGGCTCCAGACGTAGATAGAAGTCCCGGTcaccttctctgcctctgctGTCTACTTGAGAGCTAGACCAATATTGGCAAATGACGATGTGGTTATGTGACCTTGAAAACTGCAACAAAGTCTCTGTCCGCACATACGGGGAATGCATT of the Penicillium psychrofluorescens genome assembly, chromosome: 1 genome contains:
- a CDS encoding uncharacterized protein (ID:PFLUO_001937-T1.cds;~source:funannotate); this encodes MASPQEHHLFHSSIADHSFSADKQTLAVARENNVELYRMSGNKFSLSDELKGHEKTVTGVDIAPNTGRIVTCSQDRNAYVWEQTPEGWKPTLVLLRINRAATFVRWSPSEQKFAVGSGARVIAVCYFEEENDWWISKHLKKPIRSTITTLAWHPNSVLLASGSTDSHARVFSSFIKGVDARPEPSAWGERLPFNTICGEYLNDSAGWIQGVCFSPSGNALAFTGHDSSVTVVYPSAPEQPPRAMLNISTRLLPLNSLIWNGENEIIAAGHDCEPFRFRGDENGWQLAGSLENKAGAATGAREESALNMFRQMDLKGQAQADIKLKSTHQNTVNTVRVYEEANGALRFSTANNNTAHDIPRLFNSLEEHSRLVDISYCVSTTGIQKPFQCLSRCVEFPNLELITAWNTGPLLSDSCGYIALSHAPSPPRIVVAFRGTYSITNTIIDLSAYPQSYVPYPEDGGDGDSDDDKDLSPPARCENCTVHAGFMTSWQNTRETVLPAVAAALEQYPDYEVTLVGHSLGGAVAALAGLEMRLKGWDPLVTTFGEPMIGNKDFAAFIDHRFGIASNSSDEVDGGGTVVDQRFRRVTHINDPVPLLPLKEWGYTAHAGEIFISKSELSPSVEDLRVCVGDQDPNCIAGADADPGATLLDILRDINIPIISSSDSSSPSMDCYNSQDPESEAGPESESEAEPEFDTGSANQVVLGTRRGHGRGSSVACDEENAVHSQKWDWSFIPARYRLWQIFYAHRDYFWRIGLCVPGGDPTG
- a CDS encoding uncharacterized protein (ID:PFLUO_001938-T1.cds;~source:funannotate) → MPPRGAVDGKAAATGPPNQTLYCTNLPDKLRKYDLRLSLYALFSTYGPVLDVVAMKTNKMRGQAHIVFKDVQASTQALRALQGFDFFGREMKIVYAKGQSNVIAKLRGTYIAPAVAEGMVVSTDLQKSIFSGPPGALPPKPGVNGAHGVKRPRDEESDEEEAPMEEDSDVPMEASSDED
- a CDS encoding uncharacterized protein (ID:PFLUO_001939-T1.cds;~source:funannotate); translated protein: MSDPSLSAFPCLTPVEFSRACQAVAQAAWARPEGGWDSIRLVTQSTGSMLQITQHITDIPHNTLHSAESEAIDDVDDEEEQDPVCTSQPPRAMLHRPNQASQEALVRTARKPSLQVDYDILLSSTYRVPVLFFRLKWNHHHHGPVGLDAVYQYVVPEQYRQGLQSVGVMGGISLGYHPESGAPAFFVHPCNTADAMAHLADARNATPGTYLLIWLGLVGHCVNLHVPRELVAPGGTSPLRGHA
- a CDS encoding uncharacterized protein (ID:PFLUO_001940-T1.cds;~source:funannotate) codes for the protein MGNSQSIPNNDETRRANRLSKPLAQKLGFDPSSTPHLHPPGNPPELATGLIGWQNPWVASSISHASSGTRASYHSKPREIPPTVFEAEDIPEIPEIPELPELSKKNDKEARDLAVFAQKFDQHPFRARPTYRSSASFNQRDSYQPETINVPAESEPEQPKRSNSIQTPLQRHRSGMHESNIEGVSLSNTHFLVDNQRFSLTRRRSLLTRPGVATRRTTSAIRRVPSTIGEPESPEEIEANVMQWPLPPRQRPQLPIPPPARPTSPMDSRYTQLGALKLGSLRVVNGSSPCPSERISLTRPCATGPGLGLVHVETTEARGSVLRIPPLEDVKKADDTPGSPFSFEKSPTITVQSRSKTVFPGEHEDEGIAMCDEVKASDSANIPVEKTTTESSIGRKTTQSLNKSDSGYSSAASIGSQQHSRTRESIDSQTSISCGADSSKNVLVSNAQNLDRPGRAQRRLSLQEAKARNYSRPQLASSSRDDPSRSVVDPQNGLRGRRSTVCGPRSTEDHRRYNNASAFPNAPTGLTRGPLYGDWYPINNSLEAGYGSGSSPPVPERHRHHQVSMNRSHRALSEHNHVHGETDAWVSRSRSRSSRTWSQKPGIDVPPLPTILSPGHLQVTEDMEMEMVVPETHRGRPRSRSHDHRRRKLIKARPSDLNMTTSPFVLH